In Actinomadura citrea, a single window of DNA contains:
- the thrC gene encoding threonine synthase — MTPKPVADADGMDHLRWECSRCAAFSPVGDLRYACTRCRWSGRLTLVIDYERVGAGRPPADVLLTDEHSLWRYARLLPVGMDGGGSRRVRSRYVAGWTPMHRADRLARRLGLGRLWIKDEAANPSGALKDRASVVAVADALDRGRNVIATASSGNAGAALAGAAAAVGLRCVVFVPRGTPATKVTQISRYGARVLVVDGDYDDAVRLSTAACRRWGWYCRNTAYNPCTAEGKKTAALEIVEQLGWSAPDAVVVPVGDGNILVGLYRGLCDALAMGWIDRMPRLIGVQAAASPAVHRAWAEGAADVSPAPARTRAESINVGEPQDGFRALAAVRDTAGLVVAVEDEEIFAAVDWLAAESGVYPEPASAAGAAALPALVARGELGSADRVVLLNTGSGLKTAPSAEGGSAVPVAADLRAVAAIGITEAAETGSEADLDEPEPKW, encoded by the coding sequence ATGACGCCGAAGCCCGTGGCCGACGCCGACGGCATGGACCACCTGCGGTGGGAGTGCTCGCGATGTGCCGCCTTCTCGCCGGTCGGCGACCTGCGCTACGCGTGCACCCGGTGCCGGTGGTCCGGCAGGCTGACCCTGGTCATCGACTACGAGCGGGTCGGTGCGGGCCGGCCGCCCGCCGACGTGCTGCTCACCGACGAGCACTCCCTCTGGCGGTACGCCCGCCTGCTGCCCGTCGGCATGGACGGGGGCGGTTCCCGCCGGGTCAGGTCCCGGTACGTGGCCGGCTGGACCCCGATGCACCGGGCCGACCGGCTCGCCCGGCGGCTGGGGCTGGGCCGACTGTGGATCAAGGACGAGGCCGCCAACCCGTCCGGAGCCCTCAAGGACCGGGCCAGCGTCGTCGCGGTCGCCGACGCGCTCGACCGCGGCCGGAACGTGATCGCCACGGCGTCCTCGGGCAACGCGGGGGCCGCGCTCGCCGGCGCGGCCGCGGCGGTCGGCCTGCGGTGCGTGGTCTTCGTGCCCCGCGGCACCCCGGCGACGAAGGTCACCCAGATCAGCCGGTACGGGGCGCGCGTCCTGGTGGTCGACGGCGACTACGACGACGCCGTCCGGCTGAGCACGGCGGCGTGCCGGCGATGGGGTTGGTACTGCCGGAACACCGCGTACAACCCCTGCACCGCCGAGGGCAAGAAGACCGCCGCTCTGGAGATCGTCGAGCAGCTCGGCTGGTCCGCGCCGGACGCGGTGGTGGTGCCCGTGGGGGACGGGAACATCCTGGTCGGCCTGTACAGAGGGCTGTGCGATGCCCTGGCGATGGGCTGGATCGACCGCATGCCGCGCCTGATCGGGGTGCAGGCCGCCGCCTCGCCGGCGGTTCACCGCGCCTGGGCCGAGGGCGCCGCGGACGTCAGCCCGGCTCCGGCCCGCACGCGCGCCGAGAGCATCAACGTCGGGGAGCCGCAGGACGGATTCCGGGCTCTGGCGGCGGTGCGGGACACCGCGGGACTCGTGGTCGCGGTGGAGGACGAGGAGATATTCGCCGCGGTCGACTGGCTCGCCGCGGAAAGCGGCGTGTATCCCGAGCCGGCCAGTGCGGCCGGAGCCGCCGCACTGCCCGCCCTCGTGGCGCGGGGGGAGCTCGGGAGCGCGGACCGCGTCGTTCTGCTCAACACCGGCAGCGGACTGAAGACCGCGCCTTCCGCGGAGGGCGGGAGCGCCGTCCCGGTGGCGGCCGACCTGCGGGCCGTGGCCGCCATCGGCATCACCGAGGCGGCGGAGACCGGCAGTGAAGCCGACCTTGACGAGCCAGAACCAAAATGGTAG
- a CDS encoding non-ribosomal peptide synthetase, whose protein sequence is MDDGEFETGFPRDHRAAAIPLTPAQRRLWRLQGGPGVGPYATTCTVHLTGGLDVDRLAAAAEAVAARRTESRLVFSPHDDSAAARTGPVQTVAARPRITFRRLDLMCPDRAEGAAEPAEHAAEVEHRTPLTEGVELNVLAVRLAEGRHAVTFSLPAICADVTTMRSLAHEVVERAAGRTPRAGGLPYDGVAAWWNEMAELPEGATAREFWRSRCAGWDQPIELPGQRKHRAGPFRPQALTGFLPPAETMALRRRCPSPNDARGWLLACWQVLLRRMTGAGALVVGVATDLRRHEELRGCSGPLTVTLPVRLDRPLDVAVSAAAAETAEQIEAGDAHAEWYSWERCVPPAAPGRPSWFPIGFDFDAGQRPADHDGAGPTESYGHHDRFLVRLSCQDTGERMRFTLGYDGDALPRSAAGQLMDSFLALVADSLDRPDSACRDLDLLGPEGRRLLLRSGGDPESEPSGACLAALVEEQAARRPEGVAVVCGTQRLTYGELERRANRLAHHLRALGAGPEVRVGVCLPRSIELVIALLAVVKSGGAYVPVDPDHPGERIAYVLDDAGVRILVTSGRAGERAPAGTDLPTVRMDEDAAAIDRWPAEAPPPNTVPGSLLYVIYTSGSTGRPKGVMVTHAALVRLLTATRPWFSFGPDDIWTLFHTVTFDFAAWELWGALVSGGRAVVVPTAVTRSPEKFRALLVRERVTVLNQTPGAFRNLMAAEDADATEGWPALRVVVFGGEALMPGMLTGWFARNGDQAPRLVNMYGITETTVHATYYPLSAADVPAADFAEAPDSPSSERSPIGVPLPDLSAYVLDGELHPVPPGVVGELFVGGAGLARGYLGRPGLTAERFVPDVFGGSGGRLYRTGDLVRWSGDGGLEFVGRADFQVKVRGFRVELGEVESVLGAHRGVRDAVVVARSDGGGGVVRLVAYVVASEVGGEVGVEELRGFVSGRLPEYMVPAVFVWLGSLPLTVNGKVDRGALPVPEGERPRLGQRFVAPRTSAERVLAGLWSEVLGVSEIGVHDNFFTLGGDSITSIVVMSRAARRGLRITPWQFFENQTVAGQARVAVPVVAVEDRAGSAAPAAGPAPLTPVQRWFFDQAFSHPGHYNQGWLFRVPATVDADRLAAAITGLLERHDALRLRFPRDTRAAGGRRAEYTAPGAAPAPAAFRRVDLSGSAQWEPALARALADAQDIDLERDPPLRALLIDGGREDRCRLALIAHHLVIDAVSWRILLDDLREAYRALAAGGEAGITDATTSFASWARALTELPGAVADDLEFWRAQRPSGRWEVPLDRQASGAGTYGDAEDVEGVLGAEETTVLLRDLPAIHHSRVDEVLLTALALAMTKSFGITRLYVDVEGHGREQHLVEGADLSRTVGWFTAIAPLLLRLPDGSAPGDALAAVKEQMRAVPHGGLGHGILRHLDPVRGQALAEPPAPQVSFNYLGQFDASAETRTTRPPGDHLDLAAAPEPMPPPQHPGNRRTHLLDVTAAVVGGRLRIRVGYSRAHHDRATIDRLTGDVVARLGELIDHCGRSGRTRFHTLLDKALALAPETTADVTEARPDE, encoded by the coding sequence ATGGATGACGGGGAATTCGAAACCGGGTTTCCACGCGACCACCGCGCCGCCGCCATTCCGCTGACTCCCGCGCAGCGCCGGCTCTGGCGGCTGCAAGGAGGCCCCGGGGTCGGCCCGTACGCGACGACGTGCACCGTGCACCTGACCGGCGGCCTGGACGTCGACCGCCTCGCCGCTGCGGCCGAGGCCGTCGCCGCCCGCCGCACCGAGTCGCGGCTGGTGTTCTCCCCCCACGATGATTCGGCGGCGGCCCGAACGGGTCCCGTCCAGACGGTCGCCGCCCGGCCCCGGATCACGTTCCGCCGCCTCGACCTGATGTGCCCTGACCGTGCCGAAGGCGCGGCCGAACCGGCGGAACACGCGGCAGAGGTGGAACACCGGACTCCGCTGACCGAGGGCGTCGAACTCAACGTCCTCGCCGTACGGCTGGCCGAGGGCCGTCACGCGGTCACCTTCTCGCTTCCGGCCATCTGCGCCGATGTCACGACGATGCGGAGCCTGGCCCATGAGGTCGTCGAACGCGCGGCGGGCCGCACCCCCCGTGCCGGCGGCCTGCCGTACGACGGCGTGGCCGCCTGGTGGAACGAGATGGCCGAGCTGCCGGAGGGGGCGACGGCCCGGGAGTTCTGGCGTTCCCGCTGCGCCGGGTGGGATCAGCCGATAGAGCTGCCGGGGCAGCGCAAGCACCGGGCCGGGCCGTTCCGCCCTCAGGCCCTGACCGGTTTCCTTCCCCCCGCCGAGACCATGGCGCTGCGCCGCCGGTGCCCCTCGCCGAACGACGCACGCGGCTGGCTGCTGGCCTGCTGGCAGGTGCTGCTCCGCAGGATGACCGGCGCCGGCGCCCTGGTCGTCGGCGTGGCGACGGACCTGCGCCGGCACGAGGAGCTGCGGGGCTGCTCCGGGCCGTTGACCGTCACCCTGCCCGTGCGCCTCGACCGGCCGCTCGACGTCGCCGTCTCGGCCGCCGCCGCCGAGACGGCCGAGCAGATCGAGGCGGGCGATGCTCACGCCGAGTGGTACAGCTGGGAGCGCTGCGTTCCCCCCGCCGCGCCCGGCCGGCCGTCCTGGTTCCCGATCGGCTTCGACTTCGACGCCGGGCAACGGCCCGCGGACCACGACGGCGCCGGCCCGACCGAGTCGTACGGCCACCACGACAGGTTCCTGGTCCGCCTTTCCTGCCAGGACACCGGGGAGCGGATGCGGTTCACGCTCGGGTACGACGGCGACGCGTTGCCGCGTTCCGCCGCCGGGCAGCTGATGGACTCCTTCCTGGCACTGGTGGCCGACTCGCTGGACCGGCCCGACAGCGCCTGCCGGGACCTGGACCTTCTGGGGCCGGAAGGACGACGGCTGCTGCTGCGATCGGGAGGGGACCCGGAGAGCGAACCATCCGGGGCATGCCTTGCGGCACTGGTGGAGGAGCAGGCCGCGCGGCGGCCCGAGGGCGTGGCCGTGGTGTGCGGCACGCAACGCCTGACCTACGGGGAGCTGGAACGCCGGGCCAACCGGCTCGCTCATCACCTGCGCGCGCTCGGGGCCGGTCCGGAGGTGCGGGTGGGGGTCTGCCTGCCCCGCTCGATCGAACTGGTCATCGCACTGCTCGCGGTCGTCAAGTCGGGCGGGGCCTATGTCCCGGTGGACCCGGATCATCCCGGGGAGCGGATCGCCTACGTCCTCGACGACGCCGGTGTGCGGATCCTCGTCACGTCCGGGCGGGCGGGCGAGCGGGCACCCGCGGGAACGGATCTGCCGACGGTACGGATGGACGAGGACGCGGCGGCGATCGACCGGTGGCCTGCCGAGGCGCCGCCGCCGAACACGGTGCCCGGCAGTCTGCTCTACGTCATCTACACCTCCGGGTCGACCGGACGGCCCAAGGGGGTGATGGTCACCCATGCCGCTCTCGTCCGGCTGCTGACCGCCACCCGGCCGTGGTTCTCCTTCGGGCCGGACGACATCTGGACGCTGTTCCACACCGTCACGTTCGACTTCGCGGCCTGGGAGCTCTGGGGCGCGCTGGTGAGCGGCGGCCGGGCGGTCGTCGTGCCGACGGCCGTGACACGGTCGCCGGAGAAGTTCCGCGCCCTCCTGGTGCGGGAGCGGGTGACCGTGCTCAACCAGACGCCGGGGGCCTTCCGCAACCTGATGGCCGCCGAGGACGCGGACGCCACCGAGGGATGGCCGGCGCTGCGCGTGGTGGTGTTCGGCGGCGAAGCCCTGATGCCCGGCATGCTCACCGGCTGGTTCGCCCGCAACGGCGACCAGGCGCCGCGGCTGGTCAACATGTACGGCATCACCGAGACCACGGTGCACGCGACCTACTACCCGCTGTCGGCGGCCGACGTCCCCGCGGCCGATTTCGCCGAGGCGCCGGATTCCCCGTCCTCCGAGCGGAGCCCCATCGGAGTTCCGCTCCCGGACCTGAGCGCTTACGTACTCGACGGAGAACTGCATCCCGTGCCGCCTGGTGTGGTGGGGGAGTTGTTCGTGGGTGGTGCTGGTTTGGCGCGTGGGTATTTGGGGCGGCCGGGTTTGACGGCGGAGCGGTTCGTGCCTGATGTGTTCGGTGGTTCGGGTGGTCGTTTGTATCGGACCGGGGATTTGGTGCGGTGGTCGGGTGATGGGGGTTTGGAGTTTGTGGGGCGTGCTGATTTTCAGGTGAAGGTGCGGGGTTTTCGGGTGGAGTTGGGGGAGGTGGAGTCGGTGTTGGGGGCGCATCGGGGGGTGCGTGATGCGGTGGTGGTGGCTCGGTCTGATGGTGGGGGTGGGGTGGTTCGTCTGGTGGCGTATGTGGTGGCTTCGGAGGTGGGGGGTGAGGTGGGGGTCGAGGAGTTGCGGGGGTTTGTTTCGGGTCGGTTGCCGGAGTACATGGTGCCGGCGGTGTTCGTGTGGCTGGGTTCGTTGCCGTTGACGGTGAACGGGAAGGTGGATCGGGGGGCGTTGCCGGTTCCGGAGGGGGAGCGTCCGCGGTTGGGGCAGCGGTTCGTGGCGCCGCGGACGTCGGCGGAGCGGGTGCTGGCGGGGTTGTGGAGCGAGGTTCTGGGCGTTTCGGAGATCGGGGTCCACGACAACTTCTTCACCCTCGGCGGAGACTCGATCACGAGCATCGTGGTGATGTCGCGGGCCGCCCGCCGCGGTCTGCGCATCACTCCCTGGCAGTTCTTCGAGAACCAGACCGTCGCGGGGCAGGCCCGGGTGGCCGTGCCGGTGGTGGCCGTCGAAGACCGGGCCGGCTCCGCGGCGCCGGCCGCCGGCCCCGCACCGCTGACGCCCGTCCAGCGCTGGTTCTTCGACCAGGCGTTCTCCCATCCCGGCCACTACAACCAGGGGTGGTTGTTCCGCGTCCCCGCGACGGTGGACGCCGATCGGCTCGCCGCCGCGATCACGGGCCTGCTGGAGCGGCACGACGCGCTCCGGCTGCGGTTCCCGCGGGACACCCGGGCGGCCGGGGGCCGGCGGGCGGAGTACACCGCGCCGGGCGCGGCCCCGGCGCCCGCCGCGTTCCGTCGCGTGGACCTGTCCGGCTCGGCGCAGTGGGAACCCGCGCTCGCCCGCGCCCTCGCCGATGCCCAGGACATCGACCTGGAACGGGACCCGCCCCTGCGAGCGCTGCTGATCGACGGCGGCCGGGAGGACCGGTGTCGCCTCGCGTTGATCGCCCATCATCTCGTCATCGACGCGGTCTCCTGGCGGATCCTCCTCGACGACCTGCGGGAGGCGTACCGGGCGCTCGCCGCCGGCGGTGAAGCCGGGATCACCGACGCCACGACCTCGTTCGCGTCCTGGGCCCGCGCGCTCACCGAACTGCCCGGCGCGGTCGCCGACGACCTGGAGTTCTGGCGTGCCCAGCGGCCTTCCGGGCGGTGGGAGGTGCCCCTGGACCGTCAGGCGAGCGGTGCCGGAACGTACGGCGACGCCGAGGACGTCGAGGGAGTCCTCGGCGCCGAGGAGACCACGGTCCTGCTGCGGGACCTGCCGGCGATCCACCACAGCCGCGTCGACGAAGTCCTGCTCACCGCGCTCGCCCTGGCGATGACCAAGTCGTTCGGCATCACTCGGCTGTACGTCGACGTGGAAGGGCACGGCCGGGAGCAGCACCTCGTGGAGGGGGCGGACCTGTCCCGCACGGTCGGGTGGTTCACGGCGATTGCTCCGCTGCTGCTGCGCCTGCCGGACGGCTCGGCCCCGGGCGACGCGCTCGCCGCCGTCAAGGAGCAGATGCGCGCCGTCCCGCACGGCGGTCTCGGCCACGGCATCCTCCGCCATCTCGATCCGGTGCGCGGTCAGGCACTGGCCGAACCACCGGCTCCCCAGGTGAGCTTCAACTACCTCGGCCAGTTCGACGCGAGCGCCGAGACGCGGACGACACGGCCGCCCGGCGATCACCTGGACCTGGCCGCCGCCCCCGAGCCGATGCCCCCGCCGCAGCATCCGGGCAACCGGCGCACGCACCTGCTGGACGTCACGGCCGCCGTGGTCGGCGGCCGGCTCCGGATACGCGTCGGCTACAGCCGTGCCCACCATGACCGGGCGACCATCGACCGGCTGACCGGCGATGTGGTCGCCCGGCTCGGCGAGCTGATCGACCACTGCGGGCGCTCGGGCAGGACGCGATTCCACACGTTGCTCGACAAGGCGCTGGCCCTGGCGCCGGAGACCACGGCCGATGTGACGGAGGCGCGACCAGATGAGTGA
- a CDS encoding non-ribosomal peptide synthetase, producing the protein MSDTVEPAQRQRPAAADVIEDIHPLSPLQQGLLFHTLRESDSAVYLSQTTALLSGLDPVAFRRSWEQTVAWHPALRSAFLWEGADEPVQVVYRRAPVRFHTQDWRDLPPEVRQRRLTAFLDRDRDEPFRLSHAPLARYALLRLGEDDYQFVWTYHAILLDGWSTAMVMRDLVRHGAAARAGEVMPSPDRAPYRDFVEWTRLRDHDEAHRHWRETLRGFTKPTPLPVAGPGGSDRGGRTGVAEHTARLSPADTERVAAAARTYRVPLGVMVQGAWALTLMRHTGVDDVVFGQVVSGRGGDLPGVQDMVGLLTNTVPVRAAAAHDDRVGTWLRALHARQSATLQYEHTPLSQVQRCSEMLAGQELFQTVLVVQNYPRLDETGQIDPGYRPSDLRGFETTHYPITVFAVPGERLEIRVVHDQATVDGGSAALLAESVLTALNGLAAGADRPLGTVPVFGTGTAATRGLRDRVNATERRFPPPHTVAELFEAQVGRTPDAPAVLQADSRLSYRELDRRTDRLARTLVEQGARAEERVAVLLERSVEFVTAAMAILKSGAAYVPIDPGYPAARIAWMIEDGDCRTVITRSDLLDRLPADCGAAVRIVCLDSPPAEGGSTGPARPLPAPARPGNPAYVIYTSGSTGTPKGVVVDHRAVLNTLRWLREELGCGPGDVVAFKTPVSFTDSVCEVLWPLCHGAALAVFDDDTVRDPDALYEALDRHDVTYCQFVPRQLDLFMAAAARRGDDDPLPRLRRVFNGGEPLPQSFAVEWDRQFRNGRIANIYGMTESAIYATYQALPRGFAESRGAVPIGRPIANTRVHVLNRELEPCPPGVVGELFVGGAGLARGYLGRPGLTAERFVPDVFGGSGGRLYRTGDLVRWSGDGGLEFVGRADFQVKVRGFRVELGEVESVLGAHRGVRDAVVVARSDGGGGVVRLVAYVVASEVGGEVGVEELRGFVSGRLPEYMVPAVFVWLGSLPLTVNGKVDRGALPVPEGERPRLGQRFVAPRTSAERVLAGLWSEVLGVSEIGVHDNFFTLGGDSLMAVRVVGRIREAFPADYTLPELFAAPSISGCAAAVERLLSDAADLDALVDEVAGLSDEEIAARLAEGEKSHE; encoded by the coding sequence ATGAGTGACACGGTGGAACCGGCGCAGCGGCAGCGGCCGGCGGCGGCCGACGTCATCGAGGACATCCATCCGCTGTCCCCGCTGCAGCAGGGACTGCTGTTCCACACGTTGCGCGAGTCGGACTCGGCGGTCTATCTCAGCCAGACCACGGCCCTGTTGTCCGGGCTCGATCCGGTCGCCTTCCGGCGCAGCTGGGAGCAGACGGTGGCCTGGCACCCGGCGCTGCGTTCGGCCTTCCTGTGGGAGGGCGCGGACGAGCCGGTCCAGGTGGTCTACAGGAGAGCGCCGGTCCGGTTCCACACGCAGGACTGGCGCGACCTGCCCCCCGAGGTCAGGCAACGGCGCCTCACCGCCTTCCTCGACCGGGACCGCGACGAGCCGTTCCGGCTGTCCCACGCGCCGCTGGCCCGTTACGCCCTCCTGCGGCTCGGCGAGGACGACTACCAGTTCGTCTGGACCTACCACGCCATCCTGCTCGACGGCTGGAGCACGGCGATGGTGATGCGGGACCTGGTCCGCCACGGTGCGGCGGCCCGCGCCGGCGAGGTGATGCCGTCACCGGACCGGGCCCCGTACCGGGACTTCGTCGAGTGGACCCGCCTGCGCGACCACGACGAAGCCCACCGCCACTGGCGGGAGACGCTGCGCGGTTTCACGAAGCCGACGCCGCTGCCGGTCGCCGGGCCGGGCGGCTCGGACCGCGGCGGCCGGACGGGGGTGGCCGAGCACACCGCACGGCTCTCGCCCGCGGACACGGAACGCGTCGCCGCGGCCGCCCGGACGTACCGGGTTCCGCTCGGCGTCATGGTGCAGGGCGCATGGGCGCTGACGCTGATGCGGCACACCGGGGTCGACGACGTCGTCTTCGGCCAGGTCGTCTCCGGCCGCGGCGGTGACCTTCCCGGAGTGCAGGACATGGTGGGACTTCTCACCAACACCGTCCCGGTCCGCGCGGCGGCCGCGCACGACGACCGGGTGGGGACGTGGCTGCGGGCGCTCCACGCGCGGCAGTCCGCCACCCTGCAGTACGAGCACACCCCGCTGTCCCAGGTGCAGCGGTGCAGCGAGATGCTCGCCGGGCAGGAGCTCTTCCAGACCGTGCTGGTCGTCCAGAACTATCCGCGGCTGGACGAGACCGGGCAGATCGACCCCGGATACCGTCCCAGCGACCTGCGCGGGTTCGAGACCACCCATTACCCGATCACGGTGTTCGCGGTGCCCGGCGAGCGGCTTGAGATACGGGTGGTGCACGATCAGGCGACGGTCGACGGCGGAAGTGCCGCGCTCCTCGCCGAGTCCGTGCTCACGGCGCTGAACGGCCTGGCCGCCGGCGCGGATCGGCCCCTCGGCACGGTCCCGGTCTTCGGCACGGGAACGGCGGCGACTCGCGGCCTGCGCGACCGGGTCAACGCCACCGAGCGCCGGTTCCCACCCCCGCACACCGTCGCGGAGCTCTTCGAGGCGCAGGTCGGCCGGACGCCCGACGCGCCGGCCGTCCTCCAAGCCGATTCCCGGCTGAGCTACCGGGAGCTGGACCGGCGGACCGACCGGCTGGCGCGCACGCTCGTCGAGCAGGGCGCGCGGGCCGAGGAACGGGTGGCGGTCCTGCTGGAGCGTTCCGTGGAATTCGTGACGGCGGCCATGGCGATTCTGAAGTCCGGGGCCGCCTACGTCCCGATCGATCCCGGGTATCCGGCGGCGCGCATCGCCTGGATGATCGAGGACGGCGACTGCCGCACCGTGATCACCCGTAGTGACCTTCTCGACCGGCTCCCGGCCGACTGCGGAGCCGCGGTCCGGATCGTCTGCCTGGACTCGCCTCCGGCCGAGGGCGGCTCGACCGGGCCCGCGCGCCCGCTGCCGGCGCCGGCGCGCCCCGGCAACCCCGCCTACGTGATCTACACGTCCGGTTCCACCGGAACGCCGAAGGGCGTGGTGGTCGATCACCGGGCGGTGCTGAACACGCTGCGGTGGCTGCGGGAGGAACTCGGCTGCGGTCCCGGCGACGTGGTCGCCTTCAAGACCCCCGTCAGCTTCACCGACTCCGTCTGCGAGGTGCTGTGGCCGCTCTGCCACGGAGCCGCACTGGCCGTCTTCGACGACGACACCGTACGCGACCCGGACGCGCTGTACGAGGCACTGGACCGGCACGACGTCACCTACTGCCAATTCGTGCCGCGCCAACTCGATCTGTTCATGGCCGCCGCGGCGCGGCGCGGCGACGATGATCCCCTGCCACGCCTGCGCAGGGTCTTCAACGGCGGTGAGCCATTGCCGCAGTCCTTCGCCGTCGAATGGGACCGGCAGTTCCGCAACGGCAGGATCGCCAACATCTACGGCATGACCGAGTCGGCGATCTATGCGACCTACCAGGCTCTGCCGCGGGGGTTCGCCGAGAGCCGAGGGGCCGTCCCCATCGGCCGTCCGATCGCCAACACGCGAGTGCACGTGCTCAATCGCGAACTGGAGCCATGCCCGCCTGGTGTGGTGGGGGAGTTGTTCGTGGGTGGTGCTGGTTTGGCGCGTGGGTATTTGGGGCGGCCGGGTTTGACGGCGGAGCGGTTCGTGCCTGATGTGTTCGGTGGTTCGGGTGGTCGTTTGTATCGGACCGGGGATTTGGTGCGGTGGTCGGGTGATGGGGGTTTGGAGTTTGTGGGGCGTGCTGATTTTCAGGTGAAGGTGCGGGGTTTTCGGGTGGAGTTGGGGGAGGTGGAGTCGGTGTTGGGGGCGCATCGGGGGGTGCGTGATGCGGTGGTGGTGGCTCGGTCTGATGGTGGGGGTGGGGTGGTTCGTCTGGTGGCGTATGTGGTGGCTTCGGAGGTGGGGGGTGAGGTGGGGGTCGAGGAGTTGCGGGGGTTTGTTTCGGGTCGGTTGCCGGAGTACATGGTGCCGGCGGTGTTCGTGTGGCTGGGTTCGTTGCCGTTGACGGTGAACGGGAAGGTGGATCGGGGGGCGTTGCCGGTTCCGGAGGGGGAGCGTCCGCGGTTGGGGCAGCGGTTCGTGGCGCCGCGGACGTCGGCGGAGCGGGTGCTGGCGGGGTTGTGGAGCGAGGTTCTGGGCGTTTCGGAGATCGGGGTCCACGACAACTTCTTCACCCTCGGCGGAGACTCCCTCATGGCCGTCCGCGTCGTCGGGCGGATCCGCGAGGCCTTCCCGGCCGACTACACCCTGCCGGAGCTGTTCGCCGCCCCCTCCATCAGCGGATGCGCCGCCGCGGTCGAGCGCCTGCTCAGCGATGCGGCCGACCTGGACGCACTGGTGGACGAGGTGGCAGGCCTGTCCGACGAAGAGATCGCCGCCAGGCTCGCGGAAGGCGAGAAGTCACATGAGTGA